In Herbaspirillum sp. WKF16, one genomic interval encodes:
- a CDS encoding MFS transporter, whose product MTSTTDTSTPQGGASAASPAQPLVMSIILACGGAHLINDMIQALLPSIYPMLKSNYGLSFTQVGLITLTFQVTASLLQPWIGMYTDRHPKPWLLPSGAVATLVGIVLLAMAGSFAAFLLAAALIGIGSSTFHPEASRIARMASGGRFGLAQSTFQVGGNAGSAFGPLLAAAIVVPYGQGNVAWFVLLAVLAIVVLSRVAGWYRAHLAATRGKAKARAARQLPAATVRRALLVLALLVFSKYFYMASFTSYFTFYLIDRFHMSVAGSQLYLFLFLGAVAVGTFVGGPIGDKIGRKLVIWISILGAAPFALLLPHADLFWTGVLSVVIGLVIASAFSAIVVYAQELVPGKVGMIAGVFFGLMFGFGGIGAALLGHLADLYGIAWVYGLCAFLPLAGLLTVFLPDLKEARA is encoded by the coding sequence ATGACCAGCACGACCGACACCTCCACGCCCCAGGGCGGCGCCAGCGCCGCCTCGCCCGCCCAGCCGCTGGTGATGAGCATCATCCTGGCCTGCGGCGGCGCGCACCTGATCAACGACATGATCCAGGCGCTGCTGCCGTCAATCTATCCGATGCTCAAGTCCAACTACGGCTTGTCCTTCACCCAGGTCGGCCTGATCACGCTGACCTTCCAGGTCACGGCCTCGCTGCTGCAGCCCTGGATCGGCATGTACACCGACCGTCATCCCAAGCCCTGGTTGCTGCCCAGCGGCGCGGTGGCCACCCTGGTCGGCATCGTGCTGCTGGCCATGGCCGGCAGCTTCGCGGCCTTCCTGCTGGCGGCGGCGCTGATCGGCATCGGCTCCTCGACCTTCCACCCGGAAGCCTCGCGCATCGCGCGCATGGCCTCGGGCGGCCGCTTCGGCCTGGCGCAGTCGACCTTCCAGGTCGGCGGCAACGCCGGCTCGGCCTTCGGCCCGCTGCTGGCGGCGGCCATCGTGGTGCCCTACGGCCAGGGCAATGTCGCCTGGTTCGTGCTGCTGGCGGTGCTGGCGATCGTGGTGCTGTCGCGCGTGGCGGGCTGGTATCGCGCCCACCTGGCGGCGACCAGGGGCAAGGCCAAGGCGCGCGCCGCCCGGCAGTTGCCGGCCGCCACCGTGCGCCGCGCGCTGCTGGTGCTGGCGCTGCTGGTGTTCTCCAAGTACTTCTACATGGCCAGCTTCACCAGCTACTTCACGTTCTACCTGATCGACCGCTTCCATATGTCGGTGGCCGGCTCGCAGCTTTACCTGTTCCTGTTCCTGGGCGCGGTGGCGGTGGGCACCTTCGTCGGCGGCCCCATCGGCGACAAGATCGGCCGCAAGCTGGTGATCTGGATCTCGATCCTCGGCGCCGCGCCCTTCGCGCTGCTGCTGCCGCATGCCGACCTGTTCTGGACCGGCGTGCTGTCGGTGGTGATCGGGCTGGTGATCGCCTCGGCTTTCTCCGCCATCGTGGTGTATGCGCAGGAGCTGGTGCCGGGCAAGGTGGGCATGATCGCCGGCGTGTTCTTCGGCCTGATGTTCGGCTTCGGCGGCATCGGCGCGGCGCTGCTCGGCCACCTGGCCGACCTGTACGGCATCGCCTGGGTCTACGGCCTGTGCGCCTTCCTGCCGCTGGCCGGCCTGCTGACGGTGTTCCTGCCCGACTTGAAGGAAGCGCGCGCCTGA
- a CDS encoding transporter substrate-binding domain-containing protein: MQAIKRPAVAAAMLSILCAALPAHAADASLGATLGKIKDANLIAIGHRTSSIPFSYYDENQQVIGYSQDLCNKVIDAVKLKLGAPRLEVRMVPVTSQNRTPLLQNGTIDLECGVTSNLRNRWQQVSFATNFFVASSRILTRRDSGIKDFPDLAGKAVVTNAGTTSEQLLRNLNEHRKMNMQIQSAKDYGEAFLILQSGRVAAYVMDDVLLAGARTTAQKPGDWVLTGNPFGAEPYAFMVRRDDPQFKQLVDDTLSGLMKSGEIRKIYAKWFTFPIPPKNVSFNFPMSETVSRLYAAPSDKPMD, translated from the coding sequence ATGCAAGCAATCAAGCGCCCGGCCGTCGCGGCCGCCATGCTGTCCATCCTGTGCGCGGCGTTGCCGGCGCATGCCGCCGATGCCTCGCTGGGGGCGACGCTGGGCAAGATCAAGGACGCCAACCTGATCGCCATCGGCCATCGCACCAGCTCCATCCCGTTCTCCTACTACGACGAGAACCAGCAAGTGATCGGCTATTCGCAGGATCTCTGCAACAAGGTGATCGATGCGGTGAAACTCAAGCTGGGCGCGCCCAGGCTGGAGGTGCGGATGGTGCCGGTGACCTCACAGAACCGCACGCCGCTGCTGCAGAACGGCACCATCGACCTGGAATGCGGCGTCACCAGCAACCTCAGGAACCGCTGGCAGCAGGTGTCCTTCGCCACCAATTTCTTCGTCGCCAGCAGCCGCATCCTGACGCGTCGCGACAGCGGCATCAAGGACTTTCCCGACCTCGCCGGCAAGGCCGTGGTGACCAACGCCGGCACCACCTCCGAACAGCTGCTGCGCAACCTGAACGAGCACCGCAAGATGAACATGCAGATCCAGAGCGCGAAGGACTACGGCGAAGCCTTCCTGATCCTGCAATCGGGCCGCGTGGCCGCCTACGTGATGGACGACGTGCTGCTGGCCGGCGCGCGCACCACCGCGCAAAAGCCGGGCGACTGGGTGTTGACCGGCAATCCCTTCGGCGCCGAGCCCTATGCGTTCATGGTCAGGCGCGACGATCCCCAGTTCAAGCAGCTGGTCGACGACACGCTGTCGGGCCTGATGAAGAGCGGCGAGATCAGGAAGATCTACGCCAAGTGGTTCACCTTCCCGATCCCGCCCAAGAACGTGAGCTTCAACTTCCCGATGTCGGAGACGGTGTCCAGGCTGTACGCCGCGCCCAGCGACAAGCCGATGGATTGA
- a CDS encoding amino acid ABC transporter permease, whose translation MGYQWHWSVFLQAPGAGQTYLGWLLSGLGVTLALGPSAWLIALALGTVLGVMRTLPGRLLSGVAACYVELFRNVPLLVQIFIWYFAMPELLPWGDAVKAMPPMIQQFVMAMLCLGMFTAARVCEQVRSGIESLPRGQKGAGLALGLTLAQTYRFVLLPMSMRIVLPPLTSEFLNIFKNSAVASTIGLLELAAQGRQLVDYTAQPYEAFIAVTLAYMAINAGVMAGMRLLEHKTSLPGLAGK comes from the coding sequence ATGGGATACCAATGGCACTGGTCGGTCTTCCTGCAGGCGCCCGGCGCCGGCCAGACCTATCTCGGCTGGCTGTTGTCTGGCCTGGGCGTGACGCTGGCGCTGGGGCCGTCGGCCTGGCTCATCGCGCTGGCGCTGGGCACCGTTCTGGGCGTCATGCGCACGCTGCCCGGCCGGCTGCTTTCCGGCGTTGCGGCCTGCTATGTGGAATTGTTCCGCAACGTGCCGTTGCTGGTGCAGATCTTCATCTGGTATTTCGCGATGCCCGAACTGCTGCCCTGGGGCGACGCGGTCAAGGCCATGCCACCGATGATCCAGCAGTTCGTCATGGCCATGCTGTGCCTGGGCATGTTCACCGCCGCCCGCGTCTGCGAGCAGGTGCGTTCCGGCATCGAATCGCTGCCGCGTGGCCAGAAGGGCGCCGGCCTGGCGCTGGGGCTGACGCTGGCGCAGACCTATCGCTTCGTGCTGCTGCCGATGTCCATGCGCATCGTGTTGCCGCCGCTGACGTCGGAGTTCCTCAACATCTTCAAGAATTCGGCCGTGGCCTCCACCATCGGCCTGCTGGAGCTGGCCGCGCAGGGACGCCAGCTGGTCGACTATACCGCCCAGCCCTACGAGGCCTTCATCGCCGTCACGCTGGCCTACATGGCGATCAACGCCGGCGTCATGGCCGGCATGCGCCTCCTGGAACACAAGACCAGCCTGCCCGGCCTGGCGGGAAAGTAA
- a CDS encoding AraC family transcriptional regulator has product MPVPKIRHVSPSREVAALQIADCAVVAFARELEYRDLLTAHSHRRGQLLYAVEGVMQVRTPQGVWLVPPQRALWVPPMVEHEIHMLSRVSMRTLYIGETEGRGIGERCRLLEVSVLLRELILALLAESNEYRPDSRAGHVAELIMSELSRAPAIPVEIPWPGDRRLVAICEAILAEPGRQFSLADWAGVGGASVRTVIRLFPKETGLQFRHWVQQVHLSEALVRLANGEAVGAVAQALGYKSQSAFSNMFRKALQTAPNHYLQRQEKRRVAVRKA; this is encoded by the coding sequence ATGCCAGTTCCCAAGATTCGCCATGTCAGCCCCAGCCGCGAGGTGGCTGCCCTGCAGATCGCCGACTGCGCGGTGGTGGCCTTCGCGCGCGAGCTGGAATACCGCGACCTGCTGACCGCCCACTCGCACCGGCGCGGGCAACTGCTGTATGCGGTGGAGGGCGTGATGCAGGTGCGCACGCCGCAGGGCGTGTGGCTGGTGCCGCCGCAGCGCGCGCTGTGGGTGCCGCCGATGGTGGAGCACGAGATCCACATGCTGAGCAGGGTCAGCATGCGCACCTTGTATATCGGCGAGACGGAAGGGCGCGGCATCGGTGAGCGCTGCCGGCTGCTGGAGGTGTCAGTGCTGCTGCGCGAACTCATCCTGGCGCTGCTGGCCGAGTCCAACGAATATCGTCCCGACAGCCGCGCCGGCCACGTGGCCGAACTGATCATGTCGGAGCTCTCGCGCGCGCCGGCCATCCCGGTGGAGATTCCATGGCCGGGCGACCGTCGCCTGGTAGCGATCTGCGAGGCCATCCTGGCCGAGCCGGGACGGCAGTTTTCATTGGCCGACTGGGCCGGGGTCGGCGGCGCCAGCGTGCGCACCGTGATCCGCCTGTTCCCGAAGGAGACCGGCCTGCAATTCAGGCACTGGGTGCAGCAGGTGCACCTGAGCGAAGCGCTGGTGCGCCTGGCCAATGGCGAGGCGGTCGGGGCGGTGGCGCAGGCGCTCGGCTACAAGAGCCAGAGCGCGTTTTCCAACATGTTCCGCAAGGCGCTGCAGACCGCGCCCAACCACTACCTGCAGCGCCAGGAAAAGCGGCGGGTGGCGGTGCGCAAGGCCTGA
- a CDS encoding MurR/RpiR family transcriptional regulator has product MSNADRPPQTFSELDAAIRARFTEMRPQFQAGAAFLLDNPGEVAVSTMRALSQKAQVQPSTFVRLAQYLGFAGWAELRALFVERLAGEPKAYAFKAKSIVRRSNSDKLVAELFTAHRANLDASEPKSADRMLAAARALAKARHVHIAGFRAAFSIAFLLHYLYRLFRTSVSLVRGSEGSLDLELRAFAPQDVVVVTSFAPYSAEAVRVAEAAADAGAKLIALTDSAVAPIALKADHCLLFSHESPSFFPSMAAATALAESLIELVISIDDDQAVKRLELAEDALHRTGAYVAR; this is encoded by the coding sequence ATGAGCAACGCCGACCGCCCGCCGCAAACCTTCAGCGAACTGGATGCCGCCATCCGCGCGCGCTTTACCGAGATGCGCCCGCAGTTCCAGGCCGGCGCCGCCTTCCTGCTCGACAATCCGGGCGAGGTCGCGGTCTCCACCATGCGCGCGCTGTCGCAGAAGGCGCAGGTGCAGCCGTCGACCTTCGTGCGCCTGGCGCAGTACCTGGGATTCGCCGGCTGGGCCGAACTGCGCGCCCTGTTCGTCGAGCGGCTGGCGGGGGAGCCCAAGGCCTACGCCTTCAAGGCCAAGAGCATCGTCCGCCGCAGCAACAGCGACAAGCTGGTGGCAGAACTCTTCACCGCCCATCGCGCCAACCTCGACGCCTCCGAACCCAAGAGCGCCGACCGCATGCTGGCCGCCGCGCGCGCGCTGGCCAAGGCTCGCCACGTGCACATCGCGGGATTCCGCGCGGCGTTCTCGATCGCCTTCCTGCTGCACTACCTGTATCGCCTGTTCCGCACCTCGGTCTCGCTGGTGCGCGGCAGCGAGGGATCGCTCGATCTCGAACTGCGCGCCTTCGCGCCGCAGGACGTGGTGGTGGTGACCAGCTTCGCGCCGTATTCCGCCGAGGCGGTGCGGGTAGCCGAGGCGGCTGCCGACGCCGGCGCCAAACTGATCGCGCTGACCGACAGCGCGGTGGCGCCGATCGCGCTCAAGGCCGATCACTGCCTGCTCTTTTCGCATGAGAGCCCGTCCTTCTTCCCCTCCATGGCTGCCGCCACCGCGCTGGCGGAAAGCCTGATCGAGCTGGTCATTTCCATTGACGACGACCAGGCCGTCAAGCGGCTGGAACTGGCTGAAGACGCCTTGCATCGCACCGGCGCCTACGTGGCCCGCTAA
- a CDS encoding methyl-accepting chemotaxis protein, with protein MNSSLRNRLIAICSGIVVLAMLAIVVANFMTARSRTLSSLDSQMEQLAQGRAAAIAEWAASKKMVVASIKQAAALPEPLPFVKAAEQAGGFDLAYIGYEDKHAVFSQERTRAADYDPTKRPWYQLAAKTGGPVVTAPYIGASNGKLLVTFAEAVGGAGQVSAVAAADVLLDTVVNNVMAIKPTSNSYAFLADSAGRVLAHPNEKLRLKPLADLDPALSVQSLADNAGGQGHQDVRLVGHDKMLFSAKVAGTDWMLVVALDRADATAPLGAMLVTSAVTAALVTVLAALALGALVSRVLRRLSLVQRALGEIADGDGDLTRRLDAGGSDELARIGAAFNRFVDKIEGMMIDIRDASHTIHSASRDIASGNMDLSQRTEAQASSLEQTAAAMEELTSSVRHNADNAMQADQLSQSASEIAGRGGAMVEQVVQTMSAINGSSQKIVDIISVIDGIAFQTNILALNAAVEAARAGEQGRGFAVVASEVRSLAQRSATAAKEIKVLISDSVEQVRGGEQSVADAGATIRSVVDSVRRVTDVVAEISAATREQSQGIKQTNDAVAHMDQATQRNAALVEEAAAGAQSLQEQASRLAGIVGQFRLSDTR; from the coding sequence ATGAATTCCTCCCTGCGTAACCGCCTCATCGCCATCTGCTCAGGCATCGTCGTGCTGGCGATGCTGGCCATCGTCGTCGCCAATTTCATGACTGCGCGCTCGCGCACCCTGTCTTCGCTGGACAGCCAGATGGAGCAGCTGGCTCAGGGCCGCGCCGCCGCCATCGCCGAATGGGCCGCGTCGAAGAAGATGGTGGTGGCCTCGATCAAGCAGGCAGCGGCGCTGCCCGAGCCGCTGCCCTTCGTGAAGGCGGCCGAGCAGGCCGGCGGCTTCGACCTGGCCTACATCGGTTATGAAGACAAGCACGCGGTGTTCTCCCAGGAGCGTACCCGCGCGGCCGATTACGATCCGACCAAGCGCCCCTGGTACCAGCTGGCCGCCAAGACCGGCGGCCCGGTGGTGACCGCGCCTTACATCGGCGCCAGCAACGGCAAGCTGCTGGTGACTTTCGCCGAAGCCGTCGGCGGCGCCGGCCAGGTGAGCGCGGTGGCGGCCGCCGACGTGCTGCTGGACACCGTGGTCAACAATGTCATGGCGATCAAGCCCACGTCCAACAGCTACGCCTTCCTGGCCGATTCGGCCGGGCGCGTGCTCGCCCACCCCAACGAGAAGCTGCGCCTCAAGCCCCTGGCCGACCTCGATCCCGCCCTCAGCGTGCAATCGCTGGCCGACAACGCCGGCGGGCAGGGCCACCAGGATGTAAGGCTGGTGGGTCATGACAAGATGCTGTTCTCCGCCAAGGTCGCCGGCACCGACTGGATGCTGGTGGTCGCGCTGGACCGGGCCGACGCCACCGCGCCGCTGGGCGCCATGCTGGTGACCTCGGCCGTGACGGCGGCGCTGGTCACCGTGCTGGCGGCGCTGGCGCTGGGCGCCCTGGTTTCGCGCGTGTTGCGCCGCCTGTCCCTGGTGCAGCGCGCGCTGGGTGAAATCGCCGACGGTGACGGCGACCTGACGCGTCGCCTCGATGCCGGCGGCAGCGACGAATTGGCGCGCATCGGCGCCGCCTTCAACCGCTTTGTCGACAAGATCGAAGGCATGATGATCGACATCCGCGACGCCAGCCATACCATCCACTCCGCCTCGCGCGACATCGCCAGCGGGAACATGGACCTGTCCCAGCGCACCGAGGCCCAGGCCAGTTCGCTGGAACAAACCGCGGCGGCCATGGAGGAGCTCACCTCCAGCGTGCGCCACAATGCCGACAACGCGATGCAAGCCGACCAGCTGTCGCAGTCGGCCTCCGAGATCGCAGGCCGCGGCGGCGCCATGGTGGAGCAGGTGGTGCAGACCATGAGCGCCATCAACGGTTCGTCGCAGAAGATCGTCGACATCATCAGCGTGATCGACGGCATCGCCTTCCAGACCAACATCCTCGCGCTGAACGCGGCAGTGGAAGCGGCGCGGGCCGGCGAGCAGGGGCGCGGGTTCGCGGTGGTGGCCTCCGAGGTGCGTTCGCTGGCGCAGCGTTCGGCCACCGCTGCCAAGGAGATCAAGGTCTTGATCTCGGACTCGGTGGAGCAGGTGCGCGGCGGCGAACAAAGCGTAGCCGATGCCGGCGCCACCATCCGCAGCGTGGTCGACAGCGTGCGCCGGGTGACCGACGTGGTGGCCGAGATTTCCGCCGCCACGCGCGAGCAAAGCCAGGGCATCAAGCAAACCAACGACGCGGTGGCGCACATGGACCAGGCCACCCAGCGCAACGCCGCGCTGGTCGAGGAAGCCGCCGCCGGCGCGCAATCGTTGCAGGAGCAGGCCAGCCGCCTGGCCGGCATCGTCGGTCAGTTTCGCCTCAGCGATACGCGCTGA
- the gltK gene encoding glutamate/aspartate ABC transporter permease GltK — MAYEFDFSAVTPAALKVLGDGMLVSLKITLVAIVFGIAWGTLLAMMRLSRQRPLQWFATAYVNLFRSIPLVMVLLWFFLIVPQLLQKVFGLSPANDLRMTSALVAFALFEAAYYAEIIRAGINSVSRGQMAAAYALGLTYPQAMGMIVLPQAFRNMVPLLLTQGIVLFQDTSLVYVSALADFFGRAYSIGERNGRIIELLFVAGAVYFVICFSMSLMVRRYRRKLAA, encoded by the coding sequence ATGGCTTATGAATTCGATTTCAGCGCCGTCACGCCGGCCGCGCTCAAGGTGCTGGGCGACGGCATGCTGGTCTCGCTCAAGATCACGCTGGTGGCGATCGTCTTCGGCATCGCCTGGGGCACCTTGCTGGCGATGATGCGGCTGTCGCGCCAGCGGCCGTTGCAATGGTTCGCGACGGCCTACGTCAACCTGTTCCGTTCCATCCCGTTGGTGATGGTGCTGCTGTGGTTCTTCCTGATCGTGCCGCAGCTGCTGCAGAAAGTGTTCGGCCTGTCGCCGGCCAACGACCTGCGCATGACCTCGGCGCTGGTGGCCTTCGCCCTGTTCGAGGCCGCCTATTACGCCGAGATCATCCGCGCCGGCATCAACAGCGTCTCGCGCGGCCAGATGGCGGCCGCCTATGCGCTGGGCCTGACCTATCCGCAGGCGATGGGCATGATCGTGCTGCCGCAGGCTTTCCGCAACATGGTGCCGCTACTGCTCACGCAGGGCATCGTGCTGTTCCAGGACACCTCGCTGGTGTACGTCAGCGCGCTGGCAGATTTCTTCGGGCGCGCCTACAGCATCGGCGAACGCAACGGCCGCATCATCGAGCTGCTGTTCGTGGCGGGCGCGGTGTATTTCGTCATCTGCTTCTCGATGTCGCTGATGGTCAGGCGTTATCGCCGCAAGCTTGCAGCCTGA
- a CDS encoding voltage-gated chloride channel family protein: MNASKLPEPLRLLPYVGKWCLIASLVAFLAGSASAFFLFSLDLATRTREAHPWLLWLLPVAGFAVGWIYLHAGKSVEAGNNLLIDEIHDPAKVVPLRMAPLVLLGTVASHLFGASVGREGTAVQMGGALADQLTLVFRLRPEDRRILLMAGISAGFSSVFGTPMAGAIFGLEVLAIGRMRYDAIFPCFVAAIAADQVGLAWGVHHTHYAMTAAAPVALWSAAAVIAAGAIFGLAGMAFARSAHGLSAFMKKHVAYAPLRPAIGGVAVALAVWACGTQRYVGLGIDVIVQSFQQPLAPWDFLAKGAFTVASLGTGFKGGEVTPLFYIGATLGNALAPLLHLPFPLLAALGFVAVFAGAANTPLASTIMAVELFGAGIGPFAALACVVAYLFSGHTGIYRAQRLGQPKHRGTDPGNG, encoded by the coding sequence ATGAACGCATCCAAACTTCCTGAACCGCTGCGCCTGTTGCCCTATGTCGGCAAGTGGTGCCTGATCGCCTCGCTGGTGGCCTTCCTGGCCGGCAGCGCCTCGGCCTTCTTCCTGTTCTCGCTCGATCTCGCCACCCGCACGCGCGAGGCCCATCCCTGGCTGCTGTGGCTGCTGCCGGTCGCCGGTTTCGCGGTGGGCTGGATCTACCTGCATGCCGGCAAGTCGGTCGAGGCCGGCAACAACCTGTTGATCGACGAGATCCACGATCCGGCCAAGGTGGTGCCGCTGCGCATGGCGCCGCTGGTATTGCTGGGCACGGTGGCGTCGCACCTGTTCGGCGCCTCGGTCGGACGGGAAGGCACCGCGGTGCAGATGGGCGGCGCGCTGGCCGACCAGCTGACCCTCGTGTTCCGCCTGCGTCCGGAGGATCGCCGCATCCTGTTGATGGCCGGCATCAGCGCCGGTTTCTCCTCGGTGTTCGGCACGCCCATGGCCGGGGCCATCTTCGGGCTGGAAGTGCTGGCCATCGGGCGCATGCGCTATGACGCCATCTTTCCCTGCTTCGTGGCGGCGATCGCGGCCGACCAGGTCGGCCTGGCCTGGGGCGTGCACCACACCCACTACGCCATGACAGCCGCCGCGCCCGTGGCGCTGTGGAGCGCGGCGGCGGTGATCGCCGCGGGGGCGATCTTCGGGCTGGCCGGCATGGCCTTTGCGCGCAGCGCGCACGGCCTGTCGGCCTTCATGAAGAAGCACGTGGCCTACGCGCCGCTGCGCCCGGCCATCGGCGGCGTGGCGGTGGCGCTGGCGGTCTGGGCCTGCGGCACGCAGCGCTATGTCGGCCTGGGCATCGACGTCATCGTGCAGTCCTTCCAGCAGCCGCTGGCGCCATGGGATTTCCTGGCCAAGGGCGCGTTCACGGTGGCCTCGCTGGGCACGGGTTTCAAGGGCGGCGAGGTGACGCCGCTGTTCTACATCGGCGCCACCCTGGGCAATGCGCTGGCGCCGCTGCTGCACCTGCCTTTCCCGCTGCTGGCCGCGCTCGGCTTCGTGGCGGTGTTTGCCGGCGCGGCCAATACGCCGCTGGCCTCCACCATCATGGCGGTCGAGCTGTTCGGCGCGGGCATCGGGCCCTTTGCCGCGCTGGCCTGCGTGGTGGCCTACCTGTTTTCCGGCCATACCGGCATCTATCGCGCGCAGCGCCTGGGCCAGCCCAAGCACCGCGGCACAGACCCGGGCAACGGCTAG
- a CDS encoding carboxymuconolactone decarboxylase family protein, with amino-acid sequence MTQPSRLPAIAREQMTPDQTAMLDAILAGPRKNLNGPFVAWIHSPQLGELAQRLGAFCRYETGLPLRLSELAILATAAAWQSQAEWHIHLPIAVDAGLPADAAERIRKGEAPVFRENDERVIWNFASELYRDKRVSDATYAEACALFGLPVVVNLVGLLGYYALVAMTLNTFGMRAEGQGEGALPFAEPPR; translated from the coding sequence ATGACCCAGCCGTCCCGCCTGCCCGCGATTGCCCGCGAGCAGATGACGCCCGACCAGACCGCCATGCTCGACGCCATCCTGGCCGGGCCGCGCAAGAACCTCAACGGTCCCTTCGTGGCCTGGATCCACAGCCCGCAGCTGGGCGAGCTGGCGCAGCGCCTGGGCGCCTTCTGTCGCTACGAGACCGGCCTGCCGTTGCGCCTCTCCGAGCTGGCGATCCTGGCCACCGCCGCCGCCTGGCAGTCGCAGGCGGAGTGGCACATCCACTTGCCCATCGCCGTCGATGCGGGTTTGCCCGCCGATGCGGCCGAACGCATCCGCAAGGGCGAGGCGCCGGTGTTCCGGGAGAACGACGAGCGCGTGATCTGGAACTTCGCCAGCGAGCTGTATCGCGACAAGCGCGTCTCGGACGCCACCTACGCCGAAGCTTGCGCGCTGTTCGGCCTGCCGGTGGTGGTCAACCTGGTGGGGCTGCTGGGTTACTACGCCCTGGTGGCGATGACCTTGAACACCTTCGGCATGCGCGCCGAGGGACAGGGCGAGGGCGCGCTGCCCTTCGCCGAGCCGCCGCGCTGA
- a CDS encoding aspartate aminotransferase family protein — protein MTHVFHRNPRNQLPVAVGGEGMTLVDSEGRRYLDASGGAAVSCLGHGHPRVVEAIRRQVGQLAYAHTSFFTTEPAERLAATLAAAAPGKLNHVYFLSGGSEAVEAALKLARQYHVENGQPQRKYFIARRQSYHGNTLGALAIGGNAWRREMFMPLLIEAHHVSPCYAYRERAEGESDAQYAQRLADELEQKILSLGAEQVAAFVAETVVGATAGAVPPVADYFRRIRAVCDKYGVLLILDEVMSGMGRTGYLFACEEDGVEPDIVAVAKGLGAGYQPIGAMICSDRIYDAVLQGSGFFQHGHTYIGHATACAASLAVLDTLREERLLEQVHQRGEQLRVELHGVFDAHPNVGDVRGRGLFVGVELVADRATKAPLDPARRTHARVKAEAMQRGLLVYPMGGTIDGRNGDHILLAPPFIATQQDVSDIVGRLSEAVSAAVS, from the coding sequence ATGACGCACGTATTCCATCGTAATCCACGCAACCAGCTGCCTGTCGCCGTCGGCGGGGAGGGCATGACGCTGGTCGACAGCGAAGGCCGGCGCTACCTCGACGCTTCCGGCGGCGCCGCCGTGTCTTGCCTGGGGCACGGCCATCCGCGGGTGGTCGAGGCGATCCGGCGGCAAGTCGGGCAACTGGCCTATGCCCATACCTCTTTCTTCACGACAGAGCCCGCCGAGCGGCTGGCCGCGACGCTGGCCGCGGCCGCTCCCGGCAAGCTGAATCACGTCTACTTCCTGTCAGGCGGTTCGGAGGCGGTGGAAGCCGCGCTCAAGCTGGCACGCCAATACCACGTCGAGAACGGCCAGCCGCAGCGCAAGTACTTCATCGCGCGGCGCCAGAGCTACCACGGCAATACCCTGGGCGCGCTGGCCATCGGCGGCAATGCGTGGCGCCGCGAGATGTTCATGCCGCTGCTGATCGAGGCGCATCATGTGTCGCCCTGCTATGCCTATCGCGAGCGCGCCGAAGGCGAGAGCGACGCGCAATACGCGCAGCGCCTGGCCGATGAGCTGGAGCAGAAGATCCTCTCGCTGGGTGCGGAGCAAGTCGCCGCTTTCGTCGCCGAGACGGTGGTCGGCGCCACCGCCGGCGCGGTGCCGCCGGTGGCCGACTATTTCCGCAGGATCCGCGCGGTATGCGACAAGTACGGCGTGCTGCTGATCCTGGACGAAGTCATGTCGGGCATGGGCCGAACCGGCTACCTGTTCGCCTGCGAAGAAGACGGCGTCGAGCCCGACATCGTCGCCGTCGCCAAGGGCCTGGGGGCGGGCTACCAGCCCATCGGCGCCATGATCTGCAGCGACCGCATCTACGACGCCGTGCTGCAGGGCTCCGGTTTCTTCCAGCACGGCCACACCTATATCGGCCACGCCACCGCCTGCGCCGCCTCGCTGGCAGTGCTCGATACCCTGCGCGAAGAGCGCCTGCTGGAGCAGGTCCACCAGCGCGGCGAGCAGTTGCGCGTGGAATTGCATGGGGTTTTCGACGCCCATCCGAACGTGGGCGATGTGCGCGGTCGCGGCCTGTTCGTCGGCGTCGAGCTGGTGGCCGACCGCGCCACGAAGGCGCCGCTCGATCCGGCGCGGCGCACGCATGCCCGGGTGAAGGCCGAGGCCATGCAGCGCGGCCTGCTGGTGTACCCGATGGGCGGCACCATCGATGGCCGCAACGGCGACCACATCCTGCTGGCGCCGCCGTTCATCGCCACGCAGCAAGACGTTTCCGACATCGTCGGAAGATTGTCGGAGGCGGTGTCCGCCGCCGTGTCCTGA